The proteins below are encoded in one region of Brevundimonas fontaquae:
- a CDS encoding SLC13 family permease, whose translation MTFDQIAALAVLVGVVGVLIHGKVRADVVALTGAAVLLLLGVVRPVEVQGAFASPAVIALAGLFVIAYAIELSGLLGWLIRQATQLASRIGARGIWIVIGLCGSVGGFLNNTPVVVLAAPVIRDVAQSLRLSPKRFLMPLSHVTVMGGLLTLIGTSTNLLVNDMARNAGQPVFGLFEITPVGLAIAVVGGLWLYFVGARQLGRSVAMDEAEAARLAEMEEARQRAEAEAISKRRRRLPFGLPRLGGSRNQADGSGDAHLGDINLYSAADRPFRLRPAMIALGIFVLVIISAALGWAPIAASAFAGAVALILLRVITPEEAYAGLRPEILLLIAGMVVVGTAIEVTGLASAGADRLIGFIRPLGPLGALIVLYGVTLFATELLSNATVAVLITPIAVALAESLGVDPRPFLVCVMMAASAAFATPFGYQTNVLVFNMGGYSYMDFVRVGLPLNLITWVAAMVAIPIFFPF comes from the coding sequence ATGACTTTCGATCAGATCGCGGCGCTCGCCGTTCTTGTCGGCGTTGTCGGCGTCCTCATTCATGGCAAGGTCCGAGCCGATGTCGTCGCCCTGACCGGTGCGGCGGTGCTGCTGTTGCTGGGTGTCGTTCGGCCTGTCGAGGTCCAGGGCGCCTTCGCCAGTCCCGCAGTCATCGCCCTGGCCGGCCTATTCGTGATCGCCTACGCCATCGAGTTGTCGGGGCTGCTTGGCTGGTTGATCCGCCAGGCCACACAGCTGGCCTCGAGGATCGGCGCCAGGGGCATCTGGATCGTCATCGGCCTTTGCGGATCGGTCGGCGGCTTCTTGAACAACACGCCGGTGGTGGTGCTGGCTGCGCCGGTGATCCGCGACGTGGCCCAGTCGCTTCGGCTGTCGCCCAAACGTTTCCTGATGCCTTTAAGCCATGTCACCGTCATGGGCGGGCTGCTGACCCTGATCGGCACCTCGACCAACCTCCTGGTCAACGACATGGCGCGCAACGCAGGACAGCCCGTCTTTGGCCTTTTCGAGATAACCCCCGTTGGCTTGGCGATCGCCGTCGTCGGCGGCCTGTGGCTGTATTTCGTCGGCGCCCGCCAGCTTGGTCGGTCCGTCGCCATGGACGAGGCGGAAGCCGCACGACTGGCGGAGATGGAGGAGGCGCGGCAGCGCGCCGAAGCCGAAGCAATTTCAAAACGCCGGCGACGCCTGCCATTCGGCCTTCCCCGTCTTGGCGGATCCCGCAATCAGGCCGATGGCTCCGGCGACGCGCATCTGGGCGACATTAATCTGTACAGCGCGGCGGACCGGCCATTCCGACTTCGCCCGGCGATGATCGCCTTGGGCATCTTCGTTCTGGTGATCATCTCGGCTGCGCTCGGCTGGGCGCCCATCGCCGCCTCCGCCTTCGCCGGCGCTGTCGCCTTGATCCTGCTTCGGGTCATTACGCCCGAAGAAGCCTACGCCGGACTGAGGCCCGAAATCCTGCTGCTGATCGCGGGAATGGTGGTTGTCGGCACGGCGATCGAGGTGACCGGTCTGGCCTCCGCCGGCGCCGACCGTCTGATCGGGTTCATCCGTCCGCTCGGCCCGCTCGGGGCGTTGATCGTGCTGTACGGCGTGACCCTGTTCGCCACCGAACTGCTATCCAATGCGACCGTCGCGGTCCTGATCACGCCCATCGCCGTGGCCTTGGCCGAAAGCCTGGGCGTCGATCCCCGCCCCTTCCTGGTCTGCGTCATGATGGCGGCCTCGGCGGCCTTCGCCACCCCCTTCGGCTATCAGACCAATGTGCTGGTCTTCAACATGGGCGGCTACAGCTACATGGACTTCGTGCGCGTCGGCCTGCCTTTGAACCTGATCACCTGGGTCGCCGCCATGGTGGCCATCCCGATCTTCTTCCCGTTCTGA
- a CDS encoding class I SAM-dependent methyltransferase yields MGMGTVLRTLIFGKDADRKRRSAKAARIRALPDRRVMAESYVPALAAEGGRILWVGCREYTLDDYAALEGGGGEVWTTDIDATAERWGRSGRHRTGDVCEADGIFSDVRFDAVVCNGVLGYGVDSSEQQQQALKALAAILRPSGRLLLGWNTDKISDPVAAGLTEAHFDPAPLGDRSSRVLFDAVTHVYDSFVRKA; encoded by the coding sequence ATGGGTATGGGAACGGTCTTAAGGACGCTGATCTTCGGCAAGGACGCCGATCGCAAACGACGGTCCGCCAAGGCGGCGCGCATTCGCGCCCTCCCCGACCGGCGCGTGATGGCCGAAAGCTACGTCCCCGCCCTGGCCGCAGAGGGCGGCCGCATACTGTGGGTCGGGTGCCGCGAATATACGCTGGACGATTACGCCGCGCTGGAAGGCGGCGGAGGAGAAGTCTGGACAACCGATATTGACGCCACAGCCGAGCGCTGGGGCCGAAGCGGCCGGCATCGCACCGGCGACGTCTGTGAGGCGGACGGGATTTTCTCCGACGTGCGCTTCGACGCCGTCGTCTGCAATGGGGTGCTGGGCTATGGCGTCGACAGTTCCGAACAGCAGCAACAGGCGCTGAAGGCGTTGGCCGCCATCCTTCGGCCCAGCGGACGGCTGCTGCTCGGCTGGAACACAGATAAGATCAGCGACCCCGTCGCGGCAGGCCTGACCGAGGCGCACTTCGATCCGGCGCCGCTGGGCGACCGATCCTCACGCGTCCTGTTTGACGCCGTGACCCACGTCTACGACAGCTTCGTTCGCAAGGCCTGA
- a CDS encoding glycosyltransferase family 4 protein, with translation MRIAVVLPRGCSFCPGKDNSMETVVRTLAAHSRLNRSITLICDDGAAPQPDLNIQTVPAGLGRKARNAAVASILRAVSPDIVEYHQQLKMASELARRFPAAVHVLYRHTRIKPAKNVIEAFRYGRRLARFNRLVFVSQAAGQEFAEDYPRLADRVASVCNPIAIEAWRASPDTRENLILFSGRAMRDKGLDLFCVALAETLDRHPDWRGALMLGDWEKHRDWAAPLIGALDRFGDRVEIYKSASLDEVRAVTRRAAIAVTPSRVREAMGLAALEAHAAGAALISSGRGGLREASGEHAIYVDVENAEPLTVAINHLVENPEERLSLARAGQAFVERVHAPAARAAELDALRETLADRSSSGRSPSSARGSFGQMREGTQSGA, from the coding sequence ATGCGTATCGCCGTCGTTCTGCCCCGTGGGTGCAGCTTCTGTCCTGGCAAGGACAATTCGATGGAGACGGTGGTTCGCACCCTGGCGGCGCACAGCCGGCTGAATCGCTCGATCACCCTGATTTGCGACGACGGCGCTGCCCCGCAGCCTGACCTCAACATCCAGACCGTGCCGGCCGGCCTGGGACGCAAGGCGCGAAACGCGGCGGTGGCGTCCATTCTGCGCGCGGTATCGCCGGACATCGTCGAATATCATCAGCAGCTGAAGATGGCGTCAGAACTGGCGCGCCGATTTCCGGCCGCCGTTCATGTCCTGTACCGCCACACGCGCATAAAGCCGGCCAAGAACGTCATCGAAGCCTTCCGCTATGGTCGTCGCCTAGCGCGCTTCAACCGGCTGGTTTTCGTCAGCCAGGCGGCGGGGCAGGAGTTTGCGGAAGACTATCCGCGTCTGGCGGACCGGGTCGCCTCGGTCTGCAACCCGATCGCGATCGAGGCCTGGCGCGCGTCGCCGGACACGCGCGAGAATCTGATCCTGTTTTCCGGCCGCGCCATGCGCGACAAGGGTCTGGACCTGTTCTGCGTCGCCCTGGCAGAGACGCTTGATCGTCATCCCGACTGGCGCGGCGCCCTGATGCTGGGCGACTGGGAGAAGCATAGGGACTGGGCCGCGCCGCTGATCGGCGCGCTGGATCGGTTCGGCGACCGTGTCGAAATTTACAAATCCGCGTCTCTGGACGAGGTCCGGGCCGTGACGCGTCGCGCGGCCATCGCGGTCACACCGTCTCGCGTTCGTGAGGCGATGGGGCTGGCGGCGTTGGAGGCGCATGCGGCGGGGGCGGCCCTGATTTCGTCCGGACGCGGGGGTTTGCGCGAAGCAAGCGGCGAGCACGCCATCTACGTCGATGTCGAAAACGCGGAGCCGCTCACGGTGGCGATCAACCACCTCGTCGAAAATCCGGAGGAACGGCTGTCTTTGGCGCGCGCGGGCCAGGCGTTCGTCGAACGTGTGCATGCCCCCGCCGCCCGCGCCGCCGAACTGGACGCCCTTCGCGAGACCTTGGCGGATCGGTCATCCTCGGGCCGGTCGCCGTCGAGCGCTCGCGGGTCTTTCGGTCAAATGCGAGAAGGGACGCAGTCCGGCGCCTGA
- a CDS encoding glucosamine inositolphosphorylceramide transferase family protein, producing MFDLWRSGFIRRPLSSFIDHELRADEIVWLPDCGPHAYVADPFGITRDGVLTLFVEAFDYYVRRGEIHYRQYDADDRLVGQGVALSEPWHLSYPSLIEDGGELYMLPEGYKSGGLILYRCVRFPDQWEAVARIGEAAAIDATVVKHDGRWWMFHALSGPDDRAMRELHIASADALTGPWTPHVGNPVMRGFETSRPGGSAFVHGGALHLPVQDCASTYGAAINLLRIHTLTPDAFSAVVVKRFEPGHLLDGYGDGFHTLSGHGDVTFIDVKGIRRSAAEPWLKAGFKARRLLGLNGPRGRRATGAAVHPEIFSTVSVRKQG from the coding sequence ATGTTCGATCTCTGGCGCTCAGGCTTCATCCGCCGACCCTTAAGCAGCTTCATTGACCATGAACTGCGCGCGGACGAGATCGTCTGGCTGCCGGACTGCGGCCCTCATGCCTATGTCGCGGACCCGTTCGGGATCACGCGCGACGGCGTGCTGACCCTCTTCGTCGAGGCGTTCGACTATTATGTGCGTCGAGGCGAGATTCACTATCGCCAGTACGACGCCGACGACCGGCTGGTGGGGCAGGGCGTGGCCCTGTCCGAGCCCTGGCACCTGTCCTATCCGAGCCTGATCGAGGATGGCGGCGAACTCTACATGCTGCCCGAAGGCTACAAGAGCGGCGGGCTGATCCTGTATCGCTGTGTGCGTTTCCCGGATCAGTGGGAAGCGGTGGCCCGCATCGGCGAGGCGGCTGCGATCGACGCGACGGTGGTCAAGCACGACGGCCGGTGGTGGATGTTCCATGCATTGTCGGGGCCGGACGACCGGGCGATGCGTGAGTTGCACATCGCCAGCGCGGATGCATTGACTGGTCCCTGGACGCCGCATGTCGGCAATCCTGTCATGCGCGGATTCGAGACGTCCCGACCGGGCGGTTCGGCCTTCGTCCACGGCGGCGCGCTTCATCTGCCGGTTCAGGACTGCGCATCGACTTATGGCGCGGCCATCAATCTTTTGCGGATCCACACGCTGACCCCGGACGCGTTTTCGGCCGTGGTCGTGAAAAGGTTCGAGCCGGGCCATCTGCTGGACGGATACGGCGACGGCTTTCACACCCTGTCGGGTCACGGCGACGTCACCTTCATCGATGTGAAGGGCATCCGCCGGTCGGCGGCGGAGCCATGGCTGAAGGCCGGCTTCAAGGCGCGTCGCCTGTTGGGCCTCAACGGTCCGCGCGGTCGCCGCGCCACCGGCGCCGCCGTTCATCCTGAAATCTTTTCGACCGTCTCCGTCCGTAAGCAAGGTTGA
- a CDS encoding RNA polymerase sigma factor produces the protein MTAPSAHPLIAAYLEQREDLARFCRARLGGASSDIDDVLQDIYLKVAALDPSIQPDNPRAFLFRLTSNLLMDRWRSGQRAVHRDSEWRRLNHEVGSSEDLEGAPSAEAVVAGRERLACLVAALETLPSKTQTVFRLHKFEGVSYADVAAQLGISRSSVEKHMMDALRVLARKVQP, from the coding sequence TTGACCGCGCCGTCCGCGCATCCCCTGATCGCCGCCTACCTCGAGCAGCGCGAGGATCTGGCCCGGTTCTGTCGCGCGCGGCTGGGCGGTGCATCGAGCGACATCGATGATGTGTTGCAGGACATCTATCTCAAGGTGGCCGCGCTTGATCCGTCGATCCAGCCGGACAATCCCCGCGCCTTCCTCTTTCGCCTGACCTCCAATCTGTTGATGGACCGTTGGCGTTCCGGTCAGCGCGCAGTCCACCGCGACAGCGAATGGAGGCGGCTAAACCATGAGGTCGGCTCAAGCGAGGATCTGGAAGGCGCTCCATCCGCCGAGGCGGTCGTCGCCGGTCGTGAAAGACTGGCCTGCCTCGTCGCCGCCCTGGAAACCCTGCCATCCAAGACGCAGACGGTGTTTCGGCTGCACAAGTTCGAGGGCGTGAGCTACGCCGACGTCGCAGCCCAACTCGGCATTTCCCGCAGTTCCGTTGAGAAGCACATGATGGACGCCCTGCGCGTCCTGGCTCGCAAGGTTCAACCCTGA
- a CDS encoding FecR family protein, with amino-acid sequence MSAQTDIEEEARHWFVTLRDDDAPESAWLDFQDWLEASSAHVAAYDAIESLWVDLDVAAPRPVIAPVVNLAEARVGRTKGRTSWLAAGLGVAASVALAVGLSFWLVPDGRTYATTDAPLTVALEDGSHVYLNRHSSLGVRFERGRRSVALTQGEAAFDIVHEPSRPFVVAAGDHQVEVLGTAFNVLNYGDGFAVAVARGVVAVSPVNAPKVRLTAGQALEQHGMQTPALSSVAPDQASPWRQGVLVYRNRPLADVTDDLSRYLDKPVVLSRSAQALRFTGALRIGDEAVMLRQLQDFVPVRVDVSARGVRVTAREAG; translated from the coding sequence ATGAGCGCACAGACCGACATCGAGGAAGAGGCGCGGCATTGGTTCGTCACCCTGCGTGACGACGATGCGCCCGAATCCGCCTGGCTCGATTTCCAGGACTGGCTCGAGGCCTCGTCGGCGCATGTCGCCGCCTATGACGCCATCGAGAGCCTGTGGGTCGATCTGGACGTCGCCGCGCCACGGCCCGTGATCGCGCCCGTCGTGAACCTGGCCGAGGCTAGAGTTGGCCGCACGAAGGGCCGCACGTCCTGGCTCGCGGCTGGACTTGGCGTCGCCGCCAGCGTCGCGCTGGCGGTCGGTCTGTCGTTCTGGCTCGTGCCTGACGGGCGAACCTACGCGACGACCGACGCGCCGCTCACCGTCGCGCTGGAGGACGGGTCGCACGTCTATCTGAACCGCCACTCGTCGCTGGGTGTCCGTTTTGAACGCGGCAGGCGGTCGGTCGCCCTGACACAGGGCGAGGCCGCTTTCGATATCGTCCACGAACCATCCCGTCCCTTCGTCGTCGCCGCAGGCGATCATCAGGTCGAAGTTCTCGGCACCGCCTTCAACGTGCTGAACTACGGCGATGGCTTTGCAGTCGCCGTCGCACGCGGCGTGGTCGCCGTCTCACCGGTCAACGCGCCGAAGGTTCGGCTGACCGCAGGCCAGGCGCTGGAGCAGCACGGCATGCAAACCCCTGCGCTGTCGAGCGTCGCGCCAGATCAGGCTTCGCCCTGGCGGCAAGGCGTGCTGGTCTATCGCAATCGTCCGCTCGCGGATGTCACCGACGATCTTTCGCGTTATCTCGACAAACCTGTTGTGCTATCGAGGTCGGCCCAGGCGCTAAGGTTCACGGGCGCCCTGCGTATTGGCGACGAGGCCGTGATGTTGAGACAGTTGCAGGATTTCGTTCCCGTCCGCGTGGATGTCTCGGCGCGCGGAGTCCGCGTCACCGCGCGTGAGGCCGGTTAA
- a CDS encoding TonB-dependent receptor domain-containing protein gives MRPVKTWRPELPGLSKPHAAALLPSLLLFATTALSTPAYADARALDFYIPRQPIDGALLDLALQARVSLGGSVTACSGFGPAINGRMSLDAALTRLLAGSGCRHAIRQDGAVIISRQLSAASAAARPIAPRPTAPVAPPEDVAQVSEVVVTAPRRPELIQSSSSAMTAVGAERIARAGVTGMQGLDSFVSGMTVTNLGPGRNKILLRGVSDGVFTGLTQSTVGLYLDLTPITYAAPDPDLKLIDIDRVEVLRGPQGTLYGTGPIGGVVRIVTRAPAFGQEALSLAATRSRTGGGGWNSDYSLIANVPVAGNRAAIRAAIYGETYSGYINDVELKLRRVNDGMRRGGRLSTALEISPGWTARAGVVHQSIVTEDTHYVYRGLGPFRRANLVREPHQNRFDQFSGSLEGQGGWGRMNASLAVVEHGFKSRYDASSALRRFGSGWRIGALDESKNIHLVVGEANLASPDIGRWRWLAGALASSSTTHTAPILAALTPAPHPVYSEDRRDRLDEAALYGEASLDLPYDLTLTAGARYYVLEYDTTSSVIQGRRSRLFDGHGESAGLTPKLALAWTPSDQLNLSAQISQGHRAGGFNTAGVIGQDFSGAADSPAREYQPDALWNVEIGAKYRSPDGRARVRAAAYAARWRNVQSDQFLPSGLAYVVNVGDGADKGVEVETNWRPFEALEVFANGLIADPRITDPNVQFDSRRNAGLPGVPRTSANLGFTWRQPLREQLHLLADGGLSYVGASRLTFDGRQKHRMGDYATGRLSLGVEASAWTARLFVDNLFDTKANTFAYSDPFRLPDAQAITPLRPRTIGLTLTWTAR, from the coding sequence GTGAGGCCGGTTAAGACCTGGCGGCCCGAACTTCCCGGCCTTTCCAAGCCACACGCCGCCGCCCTCCTTCCCAGCCTGCTGCTGTTTGCGACGACCGCGCTGAGCACGCCGGCCTATGCCGATGCGCGCGCCTTGGATTTCTACATTCCACGCCAACCCATCGACGGCGCGCTGCTGGATCTGGCGCTTCAGGCGCGCGTGTCTCTGGGAGGCAGCGTCACGGCGTGTTCAGGCTTCGGCCCCGCGATCAACGGCCGAATGTCGCTGGACGCGGCCCTTACACGATTGCTGGCGGGCAGCGGATGTCGCCACGCCATTCGCCAAGACGGCGCTGTGATCATCAGCAGGCAATTGAGCGCGGCGTCCGCTGCCGCTCGACCAATCGCCCCACGCCCCACTGCTCCTGTGGCGCCGCCCGAAGACGTGGCTCAGGTCAGCGAGGTCGTCGTGACCGCCCCCCGCCGTCCTGAACTGATCCAGTCTTCGTCGTCGGCCATGACGGCGGTCGGTGCCGAACGCATCGCCCGCGCCGGGGTCACAGGAATGCAGGGACTGGACAGTTTCGTCTCCGGAATGACGGTGACCAACCTCGGCCCTGGTCGGAACAAGATTCTGCTGCGCGGAGTCTCGGACGGGGTCTTCACCGGCCTGACCCAATCCACCGTCGGCCTCTATCTTGATTTGACGCCGATCACCTATGCCGCGCCCGATCCGGATCTGAAGCTGATCGACATCGATCGGGTGGAGGTGCTGCGTGGTCCCCAAGGCACGCTGTACGGCACCGGCCCGATCGGGGGCGTCGTGCGCATCGTCACACGTGCCCCGGCCTTCGGGCAGGAAGCCTTGTCCCTCGCCGCGACCCGGTCGCGCACCGGGGGCGGCGGTTGGAACTCGGACTATTCCCTTATCGCGAACGTCCCGGTCGCCGGTAATCGGGCCGCGATCCGCGCGGCGATCTATGGCGAAACCTACAGCGGCTATATCAACGACGTCGAACTGAAGCTCAGGCGGGTCAACGACGGCATGCGACGCGGCGGTCGACTGTCGACGGCGCTGGAAATCTCGCCAGGCTGGACCGCTCGCGCCGGTGTCGTGCATCAGTCGATCGTCACCGAAGACACCCACTACGTCTACCGGGGCCTCGGCCCCTTTCGACGCGCGAACCTGGTGCGCGAGCCGCATCAGAACCGCTTCGATCAGTTCTCGGGCTCTCTCGAAGGTCAGGGCGGCTGGGGCCGAATGAATGCGTCGTTGGCCGTGGTCGAACATGGCTTCAAGAGCCGCTACGACGCCTCAAGCGCCCTGCGGCGTTTCGGTTCCGGCTGGCGGATCGGCGCGCTCGACGAGAGCAAAAACATCCATCTCGTCGTCGGCGAAGCCAACCTCGCCTCACCGGATATCGGTCGCTGGCGCTGGCTCGCCGGCGCTCTGGCGTCGTCCAGCACCACGCACACCGCCCCCATTCTGGCCGCCCTGACGCCGGCGCCGCACCCGGTCTATTCCGAAGACAGACGCGACCGTCTCGACGAGGCCGCCCTGTACGGCGAAGCATCGCTGGACCTGCCCTATGACCTGACGCTGACGGCCGGCGCGCGCTACTATGTGCTGGAGTACGACACCACGTCCTCGGTCATCCAAGGCCGGCGTTCGCGGCTTTTCGACGGACATGGCGAGTCCGCAGGCCTGACCCCCAAGCTCGCTCTGGCGTGGACGCCCAGCGACCAGCTGAACCTGTCGGCGCAGATCAGCCAAGGACACCGCGCCGGCGGCTTCAACACGGCCGGCGTTATTGGCCAGGATTTTAGCGGGGCAGCCGATTCCCCTGCCCGCGAATATCAGCCCGATGCGCTGTGGAACGTCGAGATCGGCGCGAAATACCGCTCGCCGGACGGACGCGCCCGCGTCCGTGCCGCCGCTTACGCCGCGCGCTGGCGCAATGTGCAGAGCGACCAGTTTCTGCCCAGCGGCCTGGCCTACGTCGTCAATGTCGGCGACGGCGCCGACAAGGGCGTGGAGGTCGAGACGAACTGGCGTCCATTCGAGGCTTTGGAGGTTTTCGCCAACGGCCTGATCGCCGATCCGCGCATCACCGATCCAAACGTCCAGTTCGATTCGCGAAGGAACGCGGGACTGCCCGGCGTGCCCAGAACGTCCGCTAACCTGGGCTTCACATGGCGTCAGCCGCTTCGCGAGCAACTGCACCTGCTCGCAGACGGCGGCCTGTCCTACGTCGGCGCCTCCCGCCTGACCTTTGACGGACGTCAGAAGCATCGGATGGGCGACTATGCGACAGGGCGGTTGTCGCTGGGCGTCGAGGCCTCAGCCTGGACCGCACGCTTGTTCGTGGACAACCTGTTCGACACCAAGGCCAACACCTTCGCCTACAGCGACCCGTTCCGACTGCCGGACGCCCAGGCCATAACGCCTCTCCGACCTCGAACGATCGGTCTGACGCTGACGTGGACGGCGCGCTAG